A genomic segment from Chitinophaga flava encodes:
- a CDS encoding TonB-dependent receptor: MLKVNLYLFLFIFLPFALLAQHKISGKVTDSKKHPLPGVNISIKGTYDGATSKADGGFSFTTDATGDQVLTAVLTGYQLLEIKISTDNAEQLSVILRNDVNALRLVTISAGSFEASDSKKGTVLKPLDIVTTAGAGADITNAIKTLPGAQQANDREGLFVRGGTGYETQTLIDGMLVRNPYASTTPDIPGRGRFSPFLFKGTTFSSGGYSAQYGQALSSALVLESNDLPQRSSASIGLSVIGVSGGLENLSKDKKTSWGVEGDYTNLSPYYSVTNPRQTPNLGPEFVTASMNFRRKTSSTGLLKFYGYGNWGKLGFSSPSIEYPGDTESYKVRNGNIYTNMTYKENLGRDWRLYIGASFSTNSDNINTDTLIKAPVPTEIRIQSTLSQSRVMFTRNLGQFSSLRLGGEYQYATEKFSFNRTPFNYADNYVAGFTEADIYFTPSFVGRVGGRAEYSSVLERMNIAPRLSLAYKLNTLSQFSIAYGDYYQKPEPQYIRFDHGLGYMKATHYIASFQRVASDYTFRTEIFYKKYTDLVKTIPNYNNNGKGYAQGVEIFWRDRKTFKNVDYWISYSYLDTKRDYLNFPKEVQPDFAATHTASLVYKHFFPKLATNLGFTYTFATGRPYFNPNLPADKFMSEKTIDYHALGVSASYLTTIRKAFTVFVLSVSNAPGNKQVYGYHYSSDGLRRGEITPNLPRFVYIGMFMSIGTDRRQDVLNNF, from the coding sequence ATGTTGAAGGTCAACCTCTATCTATTCCTATTTATCTTTTTACCATTTGCATTGCTGGCGCAGCATAAGATCAGCGGTAAAGTAACAGACAGTAAAAAACATCCGTTGCCGGGTGTAAACATATCCATCAAAGGTACTTACGATGGCGCTACCAGCAAGGCTGACGGCGGTTTTTCCTTTACTACCGATGCCACTGGTGATCAGGTATTGACAGCAGTGTTGACAGGTTATCAGTTGCTGGAAATAAAAATCAGTACCGATAACGCTGAGCAGTTATCTGTGATATTGAGGAATGATGTGAATGCACTGCGGCTGGTAACTATTTCGGCCGGCAGTTTTGAAGCCAGCGATAGTAAAAAAGGAACCGTGCTGAAACCACTGGATATTGTCACCACGGCCGGTGCTGGCGCTGATATTACCAATGCGATCAAAACACTGCCCGGAGCGCAACAGGCTAACGACCGCGAAGGGCTTTTTGTCAGAGGTGGTACAGGATACGAAACCCAGACACTGATAGATGGTATGCTGGTACGGAATCCTTATGCTTCCACTACACCGGATATACCAGGACGCGGGCGTTTCTCTCCGTTTCTCTTTAAAGGAACTACTTTCAGCAGTGGTGGTTATTCCGCCCAGTACGGTCAGGCGCTGTCTTCTGCGTTGGTACTGGAATCCAACGATCTGCCACAGCGTTCTTCCGCGAGTATAGGCCTTTCCGTTATTGGTGTCAGCGGAGGCTTGGAGAATCTTTCCAAAGACAAAAAAACTTCCTGGGGCGTGGAAGGAGACTATACTAATCTGTCACCCTATTATAGTGTAACAAACCCCCGGCAGACGCCTAATCTGGGACCGGAGTTTGTTACTGCTTCGATGAATTTCAGAAGGAAAACTTCTTCCACTGGTCTGCTGAAGTTTTATGGCTACGGCAACTGGGGAAAATTAGGTTTTAGTTCGCCCAGTATTGAATATCCCGGTGATACGGAATCTTATAAAGTTCGTAACGGTAACATCTATACGAATATGACCTATAAGGAAAACCTGGGCCGTGACTGGCGACTGTATATCGGCGCCTCTTTCAGTACCAATTCAGACAATATCAATACAGATACACTGATCAAAGCGCCGGTGCCAACAGAAATAAGGATACAGTCCACGCTCAGCCAGTCACGTGTGATGTTTACCCGCAACTTAGGACAGTTTTCTTCGCTGCGGCTGGGTGGTGAATATCAATATGCTACAGAGAAATTTTCCTTTAACCGTACACCGTTTAATTATGCCGACAACTATGTCGCTGGTTTTACGGAGGCAGATATTTATTTCACGCCCTCTTTTGTTGGCCGTGTTGGTGGGCGGGCAGAATACTCTTCTGTACTGGAAAGGATGAACATAGCTCCCCGTTTGTCCCTTGCTTACAAGCTGAATACCCTCAGTCAGTTTTCCATTGCCTATGGCGATTATTATCAGAAGCCGGAGCCGCAGTATATCCGCTTTGACCACGGGCTCGGCTATATGAAAGCCACACACTATATTGCCAGTTTCCAGCGGGTAGCCTCTGACTACACTTTCCGTACGGAGATCTTTTATAAAAAATACACCGACCTGGTAAAAACAATACCGAATTATAATAATAACGGTAAAGGCTATGCGCAGGGCGTGGAGATTTTCTGGCGTGACCGGAAAACGTTTAAGAACGTAGATTACTGGATATCTTATTCCTATCTCGATACAAAAAGGGATTACCTGAATTTTCCTAAAGAGGTACAGCCTGATTTTGCGGCTACACATACGGCCAGTCTGGTATACAAGCATTTTTTCCCGAAACTGGCCACGAATCTTGGATTTACCTACACTTTCGCCACCGGCCGGCCCTACTTTAATCCCAACCTGCCGGCAGACAAGTTTATGTCCGAGAAGACCATTGATTATCATGCATTAGGGGTGAGCGCCAGTTACCTTACTACTATCCGCAAGGCGTTTACCGTTTTTGTATTGTCTGTCAGCAATGCGCCGGGCAATAAACAGGTATACGGCTATCATTATTCCAGTGATGGACTGCGTCGCGGAGAAATCACGCCCAACCTGCCGCGGTTTGTTTATATTGGCATGTTCATGAGCATCGGAACAGACAGAAGACAAGATGTCCTTAATAACTTTTAA
- a CDS encoding winged helix-turn-helix domain-containing protein, producing MDFKDLDPVLHSQLRLAIMNVLLSEKEAEFTLLKEKTNATAGNLSVQINKLRDASYIEVIKQFRDNYPQTVCKITAAGRKAFENYVSSIQSYLKINKSGR from the coding sequence ATGGATTTTAAGGATCTGGACCCGGTGTTACACTCACAGTTGCGACTGGCAATTATGAACGTTTTGTTGAGTGAAAAGGAAGCGGAGTTTACTTTGCTGAAAGAGAAAACGAATGCAACAGCCGGTAATCTGAGTGTACAGATCAATAAATTGCGGGATGCTTCCTATATAGAAGTGATCAAGCAGTTCAGGGACAATTATCCGCAGACCGTTTGTAAGATAACGGCCGCCGGCAGAAAGGCGTTTGAGAACTATGTCAGTTCGATACAGTCTTATCTGAAGATTAATAAGTCGGGACGCTGA
- the pdxA gene encoding 4-hydroxythreonine-4-phosphate dehydrogenase PdxA, protein MSNLQINKPVIGITIGDINSIGAEIIIKTFLDNRMMEFCTPVIFASNKTINFYRKLMNENSFNYQSIKDFTRLNHKQVNVYNCWEEEVQITPGILNEAGGKYAARALEVAIQCLKDGHIQGLVTAPIHKNNIQSQQFNYTGHTPYLKAAFDAKDVLMFMTADNMRVGLLTEHVPLADVSKYVTKENILAKLQLMKESLVKDFGIDKPRIAILGLNPHAGDEGLIGKEEIEQIIPAIRQAKSNGTLCFGPYSADAFFAREMYVKFDGVLAMYHDQGLIPFKSLASGEGINYTAGLGIVRTSPDHGTAFDIAGKNVADPSSFRQAIFTCLDILEQRERYAENTRNPLKKTELASE, encoded by the coding sequence ATGAGCAATTTACAGATCAACAAACCGGTTATCGGCATCACCATTGGTGATATCAACAGCATTGGCGCAGAAATCATCATCAAAACATTTCTGGACAACAGAATGATGGAATTCTGCACTCCGGTCATTTTCGCATCTAACAAAACCATCAACTTCTACCGGAAGCTGATGAATGAAAATAGCTTCAACTATCAGTCTATCAAGGATTTCACCCGCCTGAACCATAAACAGGTGAATGTGTACAACTGCTGGGAAGAAGAGGTGCAGATCACGCCCGGTATACTGAACGAAGCCGGAGGCAAATATGCCGCCCGTGCCCTCGAAGTAGCCATCCAATGCCTGAAAGACGGTCACATACAAGGTCTGGTGACTGCCCCCATCCATAAAAACAACATACAAAGCCAGCAATTTAACTATACCGGTCATACTCCCTACCTCAAAGCTGCCTTCGATGCTAAAGACGTACTGATGTTTATGACTGCGGATAACATGCGCGTTGGCCTCCTCACCGAGCATGTACCACTGGCGGACGTATCCAAATATGTGACCAAAGAAAACATCCTGGCCAAGTTACAACTGATGAAAGAAAGCCTGGTAAAGGATTTCGGGATAGATAAACCTCGTATTGCCATCCTGGGGCTCAACCCTCATGCAGGTGATGAAGGACTGATTGGAAAAGAAGAAATAGAACAGATCATTCCAGCTATCCGCCAGGCCAAAAGCAATGGTACGCTCTGCTTTGGTCCTTACAGTGCGGATGCTTTTTTTGCCCGGGAAATGTATGTCAAATTTGACGGCGTACTGGCCATGTATCACGATCAGGGCCTGATACCCTTTAAATCCCTCGCCAGTGGAGAAGGTATCAACTATACTGCCGGCCTGGGTATTGTACGTACTTCGCCCGACCACGGCACCGCCTTCGATATCGCAGGAAAAAATGTGGCAGATCCCAGCTCCTTCAGACAGGCTATCTTTACCTGCCTCGACATACTGGAACAACGGGAACGTTATGCAGAGAACACCAGAAATCCGTTAAAGAAAACGGAACTGGCCTCCGAATAA